A single genomic interval of Gemmatimonadota bacterium harbors:
- a CDS encoding universal stress protein — protein sequence MSLNTILLPHDGSALSGSVAASLAPFILGAASPVQVVLLHVADVDSGEPVDLDTTEGYLSGLGARVTREYRTGPDAAATILSVAGELSVDLIAMSTHGRSGLSRWVRGSVAERVLRACPVPLWLSNPRSAPTRSVRSVLIPMDGSECANGVLDPLVPLLTALGAEVTLLYVDYAGTTDTPGMAAVRRVAREADVRGWLAVPMERLQRAGIATAVKVVHGAPAEEILRATESGAFDLLAMATHGRSGPARWVLGSTAEKVLAHSAICTFVVRARS from the coding sequence ATGTCCCTGAATACGATCCTGCTTCCTCACGACGGTTCCGCCCTCTCGGGGTCGGTGGCCGCCTCGCTGGCCCCCTTCATCCTGGGCGCGGCGTCGCCGGTGCAGGTCGTGCTGCTGCATGTCGCCGACGTCGATTCTGGCGAGCCGGTCGACCTGGACACCACGGAGGGGTACCTCTCAGGACTCGGCGCCCGGGTCACCCGCGAGTACCGCACCGGACCGGACGCGGCAGCGACCATCCTCTCGGTGGCGGGCGAGCTCAGCGTTGACCTGATTGCGATGTCCACGCACGGGCGCAGCGGCCTCAGCCGATGGGTGCGGGGCAGCGTCGCGGAACGGGTGCTGCGCGCCTGCCCGGTTCCGCTCTGGCTCAGCAATCCGCGAAGCGCGCCGACGCGGAGCGTGCGTTCAGTGCTGATCCCGATGGATGGCTCGGAGTGCGCGAATGGCGTCCTGGATCCCCTGGTCCCACTGCTCACCGCCCTCGGCGCGGAGGTCACGCTGTTGTACGTGGACTATGCAGGGACGACGGATACGCCGGGCATGGCTGCGGTCCGACGCGTTGCGCGGGAAGCCGACGTGCGGGGCTGGCTCGCCGTACCGATGGAACGCCTGCAACGTGCAGGCATCGCGACAGCCGTGAAAGTAGTCCATGGGGCTCCCGCCGAGGAGATCCTCAGGGCCACCGAGTCAGGCGCGTTCGACCTGCTCGCCATGGCGACCCATGGGCGCTCCGGACCGGCGCGCTGGGTGCTGGGGTCGACGGCGGAGAAGGTCCTGGCGCATTCGGCGATTTGTACCTTCGTGGTTCGCGCGCGCTCATGA
- a CDS encoding beta-lactamase family protein → MKITRFLLLALAAACATPAPPEIRDEAVVTRVLAGLRPALVVKGAAPVTFSLAERMAKYKVPGVSVAVVNGGKLAWSRGFGLKTAGGSDSVTDMTLFQAASISKPVAATVLLRLVDEGKLDLDRPVNEYLTSWKLPENAFTATEKVTLRRLASHAAGTTVHGFPGYAKGAAVPTVPQILDGAKPANTAAVRVDTTPGSRWRYSGGGITIEQLAMTDVTGEAFPELARRLVLEPVGMARSTYAQPLPDDRRAEAASGHRPDGTMVTGRWHTYPEMAAAGLWTRPTELLQWAMAITAARAGTSTEVLSQKMATEMLTMQKEPSGIGPMLEKTGRAFRFQHGGANEGYRAQLIYFPETGQGAAIMTNSDAGSSVVGELLLAIAAEYQWPEYGPREIETLPMDSALVSQLVGEYPIPKEVTGTPTAVSQTITLEGGKLMTEVPGLVPKSEFLLLSGDRLMAPEASLEVKLVRDKAGKVTGIDFGPVVLKRK, encoded by the coding sequence ATGAAAATCACGCGATTCCTGCTCCTCGCGCTGGCTGCCGCCTGTGCGACTCCTGCTCCCCCGGAAATCAGGGATGAAGCCGTCGTCACCCGTGTGCTCGCCGGTCTCCGGCCGGCGCTGGTCGTGAAGGGCGCGGCCCCGGTGACCTTCTCCCTCGCCGAGCGGATGGCGAAGTACAAGGTGCCGGGGGTGTCGGTTGCAGTGGTGAACGGGGGAAAGCTGGCCTGGTCGCGCGGCTTCGGGCTCAAGACCGCTGGCGGCAGCGACTCGGTGACCGATATGACCCTCTTCCAGGCCGCATCGATCAGCAAGCCGGTGGCGGCGACCGTGCTGCTGCGCCTGGTGGATGAGGGAAAGCTCGATCTCGATCGGCCGGTGAACGAGTACCTGACGAGCTGGAAGTTGCCGGAGAACGCGTTCACGGCGACCGAGAAGGTGACGTTGCGGCGCCTCGCGTCGCACGCGGCGGGGACGACGGTGCACGGCTTTCCCGGGTACGCCAAGGGGGCCGCCGTGCCGACGGTGCCACAGATCCTGGATGGCGCTAAACCAGCAAATACCGCTGCGGTGCGCGTGGACACGACCCCGGGATCACGCTGGCGCTATTCAGGGGGCGGGATCACCATCGAGCAGCTCGCGATGACCGACGTCACCGGCGAGGCGTTTCCGGAATTGGCCAGACGACTCGTGCTAGAGCCCGTCGGCATGGCGCGCAGCACCTATGCGCAGCCCCTCCCTGACGATCGTCGTGCGGAGGCCGCATCCGGCCACCGCCCGGATGGGACGATGGTGACCGGCCGGTGGCACACGTACCCGGAGATGGCGGCTGCAGGTCTTTGGACCAGACCGACGGAGCTGCTGCAGTGGGCGATGGCGATCACCGCGGCACGCGCCGGCACGTCGACGGAGGTCCTGTCGCAGAAGATGGCCACGGAGATGTTGACCATGCAGAAGGAACCGTCCGGCATCGGCCCGATGCTGGAGAAGACGGGACGCGCCTTTCGCTTCCAGCATGGCGGGGCGAACGAGGGGTATCGCGCCCAGCTGATCTACTTCCCCGAGACCGGGCAGGGGGCTGCGATCATGACCAACAGCGATGCGGGCTCATCGGTCGTGGGTGAGCTGCTCCTTGCCATCGCCGCGGAATACCAGTGGCCCGAGTATGGCCCGCGCGAGATCGAGACCTTGCCCATGGACAGCGCGCTCGTCAGCCAGCTCGTGGGAGAGTACCCGATCCCGAAGGAAGTCACCGGAACGCCGACGGCGGTGAGCCAGACGATCACGCTGGAAGGCGGCAAGCTGATGACCGAGGTACCGGGGCTCGTCCCGAAGTCGGAGTTCCTGCTGTTGTCGGGCGACCGCCTGATGGCGCCGGAGGCTTCCCTTGAAGTGAAACTGGTGCGCGACAAGGCCGGGAAGGTGACCGGGATCGATTTCGGCCCCGTGGTGCTAAAGCGCAAGTAG
- a CDS encoding DinB family protein translates to MPIAKSLKIELEEEALTTRRVLERVPEEHLSWRAHPTSMSLGQLALHIAQTPGTIAQMAQADAMEVPNFKQAEATSRAEVLEAHDQSIAAFAAMLRTMPDERLMAKWSLSRRGAIVATMPRVAFIRSVGMNHVYHHRGQLVMCLRMLHVPVPSVYGPSRDENPFA, encoded by the coding sequence ATGCCCATTGCCAAGAGCTTGAAGATCGAACTCGAAGAGGAGGCCCTGACCACGCGCCGCGTCCTCGAGCGCGTCCCCGAAGAACACCTCAGCTGGCGCGCCCATCCCACCTCGATGTCCCTGGGCCAGCTCGCGTTACACATCGCACAAACACCGGGCACCATCGCGCAGATGGCGCAGGCCGACGCCATGGAGGTCCCCAACTTTAAGCAGGCCGAAGCCACGAGCCGAGCAGAGGTGCTGGAGGCCCACGACCAGTCGATCGCCGCGTTCGCGGCCATGCTGCGCACGATGCCCGATGAGCGGCTCATGGCGAAGTGGTCGTTGTCGCGCCGCGGTGCGATTGTCGCGACAATGCCGCGCGTAGCCTTCATCCGATCGGTCGGGATGAACCACGTGTACCATCACCGCGGTCAGCTGGTGATGTGCCTGCGGATGCTCCACGTTCCGGTGCCGTCGGTCTACGGACCGAGCCGCGACGAGAATCCGTTCGCCTGA
- a CDS encoding type II toxin-antitoxin system Phd/YefM family antitoxin, with protein MRSRPLARIATTDAREQLAELVNAVAYGGARIVLQRHGRNVAALVSLEDLQQLGVRLGRDVPEWTTVVRAGKG; from the coding sequence ATGCGTTCACGTCCCCTCGCGCGCATCGCCACCACCGATGCCCGCGAGCAGTTGGCCGAGTTGGTGAACGCGGTCGCCTATGGTGGCGCCCGCATCGTGCTGCAGCGCCACGGTCGCAACGTGGCCGCGCTCGTGTCCCTTGAGGACCTGCAGCAACTCGGCGTTCGGTTGGGTCGTGATGTTCCCGAATGGACCACCGTGGTCCGTGCGGGCAAGGGGTGA
- a CDS encoding SusC/RagA family TonB-linked outer membrane protein translates to MGTTAWAVAPITVPAQAPQQGTITGRVTDAASGQPIGAAQLAVIGTTLGAQTNTDGQYTIRGVNVGAVQVRVLRLGYGEARQSTTVAAGQSATLNFQLAALPVTLNPVVTTATGQQRRIEVGNAIAQLEVAQLVESRPVSGMADLLTSRAAGVLITPGTQAGAGTRIRIRGTSSLSLTNNPIVIIDGVRVESSTGSSSVSVGGTTTSRFDDLNPEEFESIEVVRGPSAATLYGTDAANGVIVITTKKGTAGRPQWSFYSEQTGVSDRNTYPTAWHGWRTGTTATTNSTPSNTVQCFLSQVVARACVQDSVTSYNLHEDKDATPFGVGYRRQYGAQLRGGSETARYFLHSEMEDEDGVTKVPEFEKRFLAANNRSLTERQQDPGRRGRITGRSNVNITLPRNAEMQVNAGFTSQDIFLPRSDDSGTPGIAANTFGGPGFRYNLNPQGDTLFGWRQFTPRDIYQTETTQSVERFIGSVNANWRASDWLSARANLGLDYTNRLDSQLCRFDNCTNTGQDRLGFKIDNRTNFFVYTVDAGLTATRRLSDAFESKTTGGVQFYRNIFNRNGASSTQLPPGAVTVTSGSVKSSDETTAESRTLGAFVEQAVSYRDKLFVTGAVRSDRNSAFGAEFKTVFYPKLSASWVVSEEGFFPKASWINQLRVRSAYGASGVQPGTIDAVQFFASSIFRGESGDQPALVYSALGNRQLKPERSTEFEVGVDGSFFSSRLTTELTYYRKASRDALISRILPPSVGTGATARLENLGEVQNTGIEALINAQIVSKDALGWDLTINASTNDNELVSLGGVPPIVGATQHQKEGYPLYGWWSRRLLGYGDKDGDGIIRYNSDANLSEITVSDTAEFHGYPLPRYEFAVTNSIELFKRALRLSAMVDYKGGHLVYNNSERIRCASRFNCEGLINPKAPLFEQARTVMVREHPSRSVAGFFEEGDFLRLRELSATWTMSRDLTTKLLRGRAFSVTGSVRNLGILWTNYLGVDPESFGTTGDAPSSFQAFAPPTYVAFRFNLAY, encoded by the coding sequence ATGGGAACGACTGCCTGGGCCGTCGCCCCCATCACAGTCCCGGCACAGGCCCCCCAACAGGGCACCATCACCGGTCGCGTGACCGATGCCGCCAGCGGGCAGCCGATCGGGGCCGCGCAGCTGGCCGTCATCGGGACCACGCTCGGCGCGCAGACGAACACCGATGGCCAGTACACCATCCGCGGCGTGAACGTTGGCGCGGTCCAGGTGCGTGTCCTCCGCCTGGGGTATGGCGAGGCGCGGCAGTCGACGACCGTCGCAGCGGGACAGTCCGCCACCCTGAACTTCCAGCTCGCGGCACTGCCAGTGACGCTGAACCCCGTCGTGACCACGGCCACCGGACAGCAGCGGCGAATTGAGGTGGGCAACGCGATCGCGCAGTTGGAAGTGGCGCAGCTCGTGGAGTCCCGGCCGGTGTCGGGGATGGCGGACCTCCTCACGTCCCGCGCGGCCGGAGTGCTCATCACCCCAGGCACACAGGCGGGTGCCGGCACCCGCATCCGCATCCGCGGGACGAGTTCCTTGTCGCTGACCAACAACCCGATCGTCATCATCGACGGCGTTCGCGTGGAATCCTCGACCGGCTCCTCGTCGGTGAGTGTCGGCGGGACGACGACGTCCCGGTTTGACGACCTCAACCCCGAGGAGTTCGAGTCGATCGAGGTCGTGCGTGGTCCCTCGGCCGCCACGCTCTACGGTACCGACGCGGCCAACGGCGTCATCGTGATCACCACCAAGAAGGGCACGGCGGGTCGCCCACAGTGGTCGTTCTATTCAGAGCAGACGGGGGTCTCGGACCGCAACACCTATCCCACCGCCTGGCATGGCTGGCGCACCGGCACGACGGCGACCACAAACTCGACCCCGTCCAACACGGTCCAGTGTTTCCTCTCGCAGGTCGTCGCCCGCGCCTGCGTGCAGGACAGCGTGACGAGCTACAACCTGCATGAGGACAAGGACGCCACCCCATTCGGCGTCGGCTATCGTCGACAGTACGGCGCGCAGCTGCGCGGCGGATCGGAGACCGCGCGCTATTTCCTCCACAGCGAGATGGAGGACGAGGACGGCGTCACGAAGGTGCCCGAATTCGAGAAGCGCTTCCTCGCGGCAAACAACCGGTCGCTCACCGAGCGCCAACAGGATCCGGGGCGCCGCGGGCGGATCACGGGCCGCAGCAACGTCAACATCACGTTGCCCCGCAACGCCGAGATGCAGGTGAACGCCGGCTTCACCTCGCAGGACATCTTTCTCCCGCGCAGTGACGACTCCGGCACACCAGGCATCGCGGCCAACACGTTCGGCGGCCCGGGATTCCGGTACAACCTCAACCCGCAGGGTGATACGCTCTTCGGGTGGCGGCAGTTCACCCCGCGGGACATCTACCAGACGGAAACCACCCAATCCGTCGAGCGATTCATCGGATCCGTCAACGCCAACTGGCGTGCCTCGGACTGGCTGTCGGCGCGTGCGAACCTCGGGCTCGACTACACCAACCGCCTGGACTCGCAGCTCTGCCGCTTTGACAACTGCACCAATACCGGCCAGGATCGTCTGGGCTTCAAGATCGACAACCGCACGAACTTCTTTGTCTACACGGTGGATGCCGGGCTGACCGCCACGCGCCGCCTGAGCGACGCCTTCGAGTCCAAGACCACCGGTGGCGTGCAGTTCTATCGCAACATCTTCAACCGCAACGGGGCCAGCAGCACCCAACTGCCTCCGGGCGCGGTGACGGTGACGTCCGGGTCCGTGAAGTCCTCCGACGAGACGACCGCCGAGAGCCGAACCCTTGGCGCGTTCGTCGAACAGGCCGTCTCGTACCGCGACAAGCTGTTCGTGACCGGCGCCGTGCGCTCGGATCGCAACAGCGCCTTCGGCGCCGAGTTCAAGACGGTGTTCTACCCCAAACTCTCGGCATCATGGGTCGTCAGCGAGGAAGGGTTCTTCCCGAAGGCCTCGTGGATCAACCAGCTGCGTGTGCGCTCCGCGTATGGGGCCTCCGGCGTGCAGCCGGGCACGATCGACGCCGTGCAATTCTTCGCCTCGTCCATCTTCCGCGGTGAAAGCGGCGACCAGCCGGCCCTGGTCTACTCGGCATTGGGCAACCGGCAGCTCAAGCCGGAACGGTCCACCGAGTTCGAGGTCGGGGTGGATGGCAGCTTCTTCTCTTCGCGCCTGACCACCGAACTCACCTACTACCGCAAGGCGTCTCGCGATGCCCTGATCTCGCGGATCCTGCCGCCGTCGGTCGGTACCGGCGCCACGGCGCGTCTCGAGAATTTGGGCGAAGTGCAAAACACCGGCATTGAGGCCCTGATCAACGCGCAGATCGTCAGCAAGGACGCCCTCGGCTGGGACCTGACCATCAATGCCTCGACCAACGACAACGAGCTGGTGAGCCTCGGTGGCGTGCCGCCCATTGTCGGCGCCACCCAGCACCAGAAAGAAGGATATCCCCTCTACGGCTGGTGGTCGCGCCGACTCCTCGGCTACGGCGACAAGGACGGCGACGGAATCATTCGCTACAACTCGGACGCGAATCTCTCCGAAATCACGGTCAGCGACACCGCCGAGTTCCATGGCTACCCGCTGCCGCGCTACGAGTTTGCCGTGACCAACAGCATCGAACTGTTCAAGCGGGCGCTCCGCCTCTCGGCCATGGTCGACTACAAGGGCGGACACCTGGTCTACAACAACTCGGAGCGCATTCGCTGCGCCTCGCGCTTCAACTGCGAGGGACTCATCAACCCGAAGGCACCGCTCTTCGAGCAGGCCCGCACGGTGATGGTGCGCGAACACCCGAGCCGTTCGGTCGCCGGCTTCTTTGAGGAAGGGGACTTCCTGCGGCTCCGGGAACTCTCCGCCACGTGGACCATGTCGCGCGACCTGACGACGAAGCTCCTGCGCGGACGCGCCTTCTCGGTCACGGGGTCCGTACGGAACTTGGGGATCCTCTGGACGAACTACCTCGGGGTCGACCCCGAGTCGTTCGGCACCACCGGCGACGCCCCGTCGTCGTTCCAGGCGTTTGCCCCGCCAACGTACGTCGCCTTCCGCTTCAACCTTGCCTACTAG
- a CDS encoding HCO3- transporter — MANGQDDGLTHSGRLGGGLFNDLARRRPFYLDDFRAGLHSKVLGSTLFLFFACLANAIAFGGLSGAVTGGNIGTTEMIIATATGGIVFALFSGQPLTILGGTGPIVIFTGLLYVTCEQLGLPFLATYAWTGIWSGILLIVCAVTDASVLMRHFTRFTDEIFAGLIAVIFIVEAVSSMARPFGTDPRDLTAAFLGVVLSLGTYTLARSFKGAARGSYLNATARNFLSDFGPSLAIAGMTWVAISFPEVELPVPAVPDTFGTTTGRPWRVDLWSLPTWAIFATLGPAVMATILLFLDQNITTRLVNAPGHKLRKGAGFHLDLLVVGVIVAVGSVFALPWIVAATVHSLNHVRSLATTDVVDVGGVQREVIRSVRETRVSGLMIHLLIAGSILILPLIQVIPMAVLFGLFLFMGFNTLGGNQFWERFQLWFTDPRLYPATHAVRRVARGQLHRFTLIQVLGLGALWMLKASRAGILFPVLIAALVPLRLSLRRWFTDEELAVLDPHEELEGETEHMAGGDVHS; from the coding sequence ATGGCAAACGGGCAAGATGACGGCTTGACGCACAGCGGGCGGTTGGGCGGCGGGCTCTTCAACGACCTGGCGCGACGGCGCCCCTTCTACCTGGATGACTTCCGCGCGGGCCTGCACTCCAAGGTGCTGGGGTCCACGCTGTTTCTGTTCTTTGCCTGCCTCGCCAACGCGATCGCCTTTGGCGGACTCTCGGGTGCGGTCACGGGCGGCAACATCGGCACCACCGAGATGATCATCGCCACGGCCACGGGGGGCATTGTGTTCGCCCTGTTCAGCGGGCAACCCCTCACCATCCTCGGCGGCACCGGACCCATCGTGATCTTCACAGGGCTGCTCTATGTCACCTGTGAGCAGCTCGGGCTCCCGTTTCTTGCAACGTATGCGTGGACGGGGATCTGGTCCGGCATCCTACTCATCGTGTGTGCCGTCACCGATGCGAGCGTGTTGATGCGGCACTTCACGCGCTTCACTGACGAGATCTTTGCCGGCCTGATCGCGGTGATCTTCATCGTGGAGGCGGTCAGCTCCATGGCGCGTCCGTTCGGGACCGACCCGCGTGACCTGACGGCAGCCTTCCTGGGGGTCGTGTTGAGCCTGGGGACCTACACGCTGGCGCGCTCCTTCAAGGGTGCCGCCCGTGGCAGCTACCTCAACGCGACGGCGCGCAACTTCCTGTCCGACTTCGGGCCCAGCCTGGCGATCGCGGGGATGACCTGGGTCGCGATCTCGTTTCCCGAGGTGGAGCTGCCGGTGCCCGCCGTGCCCGACACCTTCGGCACGACGACCGGGCGGCCCTGGCGCGTGGACCTGTGGTCCCTGCCGACCTGGGCGATCTTCGCCACGCTGGGGCCCGCCGTGATGGCGACGATCCTCCTCTTCCTCGACCAGAACATCACGACGCGGCTGGTCAACGCTCCTGGACACAAACTTCGCAAGGGCGCCGGCTTTCACCTCGACCTGCTCGTGGTCGGCGTGATCGTCGCCGTTGGGTCCGTCTTTGCGTTGCCATGGATCGTCGCGGCTACCGTCCACTCGCTCAACCACGTGCGCAGCCTGGCGACCACGGACGTGGTAGACGTCGGTGGTGTGCAGCGCGAAGTGATTCGCAGTGTGCGCGAGACGCGGGTCTCCGGGCTGATGATCCATCTGCTCATCGCCGGCTCCATCCTGATCCTGCCCCTGATCCAGGTGATCCCGATGGCCGTGCTGTTCGGGCTCTTCCTGTTCATGGGATTCAACACCCTGGGCGGCAACCAGTTCTGGGAGCGCTTCCAGCTCTGGTTCACCGATCCGCGGCTGTATCCGGCCACCCACGCCGTTCGGCGTGTCGCACGCGGTCAGCTTCATCGCTTCACCCTCATCCAGGTGCTCGGGCTCGGCGCGCTCTGGATGCTGAAGGCCAGTCGCGCCGGGATCCTCTTTCCCGTGTTGATCGCGGCGCTGGTCCCGCTTCGCCTCAGTCTTCGCCGTTGGTTCACCGACGAGGAACTCGCCGTCCTCGATCCGCACGAGGAACTCGAGGGCGAAACGGAACACATGGCTGGGGGCGACGTGCATTCGTGA
- a CDS encoding formamidopyrimidine-DNA glycosylase, whose translation MPELPDIIAYVEGLERHVVGHELRALTMSSPFLVRSVEPPIADLVGRSVIGVSRMGKRLVLSFEDDLHLVIHLMIAGRLRWRAPGKKGLGKALATLGFDHGSLLFTEAGTKRRASFTVVRGADAVAAIHRGGIEPLSCSAAEFVHQLRRENHTLKRSLTDPRLFSGIGNAYSDEILHHARLSPLQTTARLTDEQAARLHSSTVAVLTEWIERHRAEVGTGFPETVTAFRPEMKAHGRYGEPCPDCGTPIQRIRYADNETNYCARCQTEGRMLADRSLSRLLKGDWPKSIDELDA comes from the coding sequence GTGCCGGAACTTCCCGACATCATCGCCTACGTCGAGGGGCTCGAGCGACATGTGGTGGGGCACGAGCTGCGTGCGCTCACCATGTCGAGCCCCTTCCTGGTACGCTCGGTGGAACCACCGATCGCCGACCTGGTCGGTCGCAGCGTGATTGGGGTTTCGCGGATGGGCAAGCGGCTGGTGCTCTCCTTTGAGGATGACTTGCACCTCGTCATCCATCTCATGATTGCCGGACGCCTCCGCTGGCGCGCGCCCGGCAAGAAGGGGCTCGGCAAGGCGCTCGCGACCCTTGGCTTTGACCACGGGTCCCTGCTGTTCACGGAAGCGGGGACCAAGCGTCGCGCGTCGTTCACGGTGGTGCGTGGGGCGGACGCGGTCGCCGCCATCCATCGTGGGGGGATCGAGCCGCTGTCGTGTTCAGCTGCCGAGTTTGTGCACCAGCTGCGACGGGAGAACCATACGCTCAAGCGGTCGCTGACCGACCCCCGGTTGTTCAGCGGGATTGGCAACGCGTATTCGGACGAGATCCTGCACCACGCGCGACTGTCACCCTTGCAGACCACGGCGCGCCTGACGGACGAGCAGGCGGCGCGGCTGCACAGCTCAACGGTGGCGGTGCTGACGGAGTGGATCGAGCGGCACCGCGCCGAGGTGGGGACGGGCTTTCCGGAGACCGTGACGGCCTTTCGGCCGGAGATGAAGGCCCATGGGCGGTACGGCGAGCCGTGCCCGGATTGCGGGACGCCGATCCAACGGATTCGTTACGCCGACAACGAGACGAACTATTGTGCGCGGTGCCAGACCGAGGGACGGATGCTGGCGGATCGGTCGCTGTCGCGCCTGCTGAAGGGCGACTGGCCGAAGTCCATCGACGAGCTGGACGCCTGA
- a CDS encoding penicillin acylase family protein, with the protein MRPTSRPLLRATLGGFLTICTSLTLTAQPAKAYADRVEIRRTAHGVPHIAADDMGAFGYAMAWVQLEDYGARVAMGVIRSRGHMARYYGRDSIERDFDARITHARAVATYRQLQIETRETYEGFAAGINDYVRTHAGDFPSWMPTDVQGVDIAALWMESPLPDGARTWGDRARRLRERARQDSVQREGEGSNAWAFAPSRTKSGRAILLRNPHLDWSAGYYEAHVTVPHVMDFYGDFRIGNPALLVGGFNRHLGWATTNNNTDNEALYALEVDSLRPDHYLLDGRSHPIERVDVVAEYRNGPGLSSEVRTRWQTTLGPVVDRADGKVVIARWPADGEFRKTEQFLRLMRARTLEEWKEAMRLRAHTTSNLTYADDKGNIFYVWNATVPRLPHPSGGDSVAIPVRTSAEIWQDMVPFDSLPQLLNPPGGYIQQSNDPFHYTNLNAIIDSLRFPSNFSRPALGFRTQLGIRLATQERKMSLEDVVRLKHSYRMLAGERLTDDLLAAVRANAPTPAVAAAAEVLSRWDRTTAPDSRGGVLFEVWYNRHLQGEAMRGLPFAERARRTFSSPWSPERPNDTPDGLADPVRAAADFAWAVEQVTARHGRADVAWGEVHRVRRGDVDVPVGGCTGALGCFRVLQFSDAPDGKRVARGGDGWVLAVEFTPVPRAYSVLAYGQSNTPTSPYFADQAAMFARGEMKRVAFTTEDVERATVRRYRPGR; encoded by the coding sequence ATGCGACCAACTTCGCGGCCATTGCTTCGCGCCACACTCGGTGGCTTCCTCACGATCTGCACCTCACTGACCCTTACGGCCCAACCGGCGAAGGCGTACGCCGATCGGGTGGAGATTCGCCGCACGGCACACGGCGTTCCCCACATCGCCGCCGACGACATGGGCGCGTTTGGCTATGCCATGGCGTGGGTGCAGCTGGAGGACTATGGCGCGCGCGTGGCGATGGGGGTGATTCGATCCCGCGGGCACATGGCGCGCTACTACGGCCGTGATTCCATCGAACGTGACTTCGACGCGCGCATCACGCATGCGCGGGCGGTGGCCACCTATCGCCAGCTGCAGATCGAGACCCGGGAGACCTACGAGGGGTTTGCGGCGGGCATCAACGACTATGTGCGCACGCACGCCGGTGACTTCCCTTCCTGGATGCCCACCGACGTGCAGGGTGTCGACATCGCTGCCCTCTGGATGGAGTCACCACTCCCGGATGGAGCGCGCACCTGGGGCGACCGGGCTCGGCGACTCCGAGAACGCGCGCGGCAGGACTCGGTGCAGCGCGAGGGGGAAGGGTCCAACGCGTGGGCGTTTGCCCCGTCTCGCACGAAGTCCGGTCGCGCGATCCTGCTGCGCAACCCGCACCTGGACTGGAGCGCCGGCTACTACGAAGCCCACGTGACCGTGCCCCACGTGATGGACTTCTACGGCGACTTTCGCATCGGCAACCCGGCATTGCTCGTCGGTGGCTTCAACCGCCACCTCGGCTGGGCGACGACGAACAACAACACCGACAACGAGGCGCTCTACGCCCTCGAGGTCGATTCGCTGCGTCCGGACCACTACCTGCTCGACGGCCGCTCCCATCCGATCGAACGTGTCGACGTGGTCGCCGAGTATCGAAACGGCCCGGGACTCTCGTCTGAGGTGCGCACCCGCTGGCAGACGACGCTGGGTCCGGTGGTGGATCGTGCGGACGGCAAGGTCGTGATTGCCCGCTGGCCCGCCGACGGGGAGTTTCGCAAGACGGAGCAGTTTCTCCGCCTCATGCGCGCACGCACGCTGGAGGAATGGAAGGAGGCGATGCGACTGCGCGCCCACACGACCTCCAACCTCACCTACGCCGACGACAAGGGGAACATCTTCTACGTCTGGAACGCCACGGTCCCGCGCCTGCCGCACCCCAGCGGCGGTGACTCCGTGGCCATCCCCGTGCGAACGAGTGCGGAGATCTGGCAGGACATGGTCCCCTTCGATTCGCTGCCGCAACTCCTGAACCCGCCGGGGGGCTACATCCAGCAATCCAACGACCCGTTTCACTACACCAACCTCAACGCCATCATCGACTCGTTGCGCTTCCCATCCAACTTCTCGCGGCCCGCGCTGGGATTCCGGACGCAGCTGGGGATTCGCCTGGCGACACAGGAACGCAAGATGTCGTTGGAGGACGTGGTACGGCTGAAGCACTCGTACCGCATGCTCGCTGGAGAGCGCCTTACGGATGACCTGCTCGCGGCGGTCCGGGCGAACGCGCCGACTCCCGCCGTCGCGGCCGCCGCCGAGGTGTTGTCGCGTTGGGATCGGACCACCGCTCCCGACTCACGCGGCGGGGTGTTGTTCGAGGTGTGGTACAACCGTCACCTGCAGGGCGAGGCGATGCGGGGCTTGCCGTTTGCCGAGCGCGCGCGGCGAACTTTTTCGTCGCCATGGAGTCCCGAACGCCCGAACGACACGCCGGACGGCCTTGCGGACCCGGTTCGTGCGGCGGCCGACTTCGCCTGGGCGGTGGAGCAGGTGACGGCTCGCCACGGTCGCGCGGACGTGGCCTGGGGCGAGGTGCATCGCGTCCGGCGCGGCGACGTCGACGTCCCGGTCGGGGGATGCACGGGGGCGTTGGGGTGTTTTCGCGTGCTGCAGTTCAGCGATGCCCCCGATGGCAAGCGCGTGGCCCGCGGCGGCGACGGCTGGGTGCTGGCCGTGGAGTTCACGCCGGTCCCTCGCGCCTACTCGGTCCTGGCGTACGGCCAGAGCAACACGCCAACCTCGCCGTACTTCGCCGACCAGGCCGCGATGTTTGCGCGTGGCGAGATGAAGCGTGTCGCGTTCACCACGGAAGATGTGGAGCGCGCCACAGTGCGCCGCTATCGTCCGGGGAGATAG